From the genome of Thermoflexus hugenholtzii, one region includes:
- a CDS encoding HNH endonuclease yields the protein MLVLNANFEPLNVCSLRRAIALVLSGKAEILENGRGEVRTPSRVFPRPSVIRLRYVVRRPPRRLRLTKREILRRDQYTCQYCGRSSPYLTVDHVIPRHRGGGHTWENLVAACPACNRRKGNRTPAEAHMTLLRPPFEPVPTIRYLFGAYLREYAEWRKYLEGW from the coding sequence GTGTTGGTGCTGAACGCCAACTTCGAGCCGTTAAACGTTTGCTCCCTCCGCCGGGCGATCGCCCTGGTGCTCAGCGGGAAGGCGGAGATCCTGGAGAACGGCCGGGGCGAGGTGCGCACGCCCTCCCGGGTTTTCCCCCGCCCCTCGGTGATCCGTCTGCGCTATGTGGTGCGCCGGCCGCCTCGCCGGCTCCGTCTGACCAAGCGGGAGATCCTCCGGCGGGATCAGTATACCTGCCAGTATTGCGGGCGGTCCTCCCCGTATCTCACGGTGGATCACGTGATCCCGCGGCATCGGGGCGGGGGGCACACCTGGGAGAACCTGGTGGCGGCCTGCCCGGCATGCAACCGTCGCAAGGGAAACCGCACGCCGGCGGAGGCTCACATGACCCTGCTCCGTCCGCCCTTCGAGCCGGTCCCCACGATCCGCTATCTCTTCGGGGCCTACCTGCGGGAGTATGCGGAATGGCGGAAATACCTCGAGGGCTGGTAA